The DNA sequence CACGCGTTCTAGGTACTTTTAAATGAAGTGTTCCGACTGAAATCATAAAATCACGTTCATAGTAGCCATTTCGTTGTGCAATCCTTTCAGGATGCTTTTGTTTGAAATCAGCGTTCACAAACTGATCTCTTTCCATTTCCATATAAGCATTTAATACAGTTACAGCTATACTTTTCATAGCAGTATTTAAATTACTTTCTAAAATAGCACTTGCCAATTCTTCAAAGTCTACGTTAATATTTAACTGAGTCATATATAGGTCACCTCTACAATATTTTCTTAGTCGATTACATTGTACTAAAGTGAGCTATATTTGGCTCT is a window from the Dysgonomonas mossii genome containing:
- a CDS encoding transposase, whose translation is MTQLNINVDFEELASAILESNLNTAMKSIAVTVLNAYMEMERDQFVNADFKQKHPERIAQRNGYYERDFMISVGTLHLKVPRTR